The Christiangramia forsetii KT0803 DNA segment TAGTTTGATATGGGATGGGAAAGATCCAAATATTGTACAATTGATCGATGTACCAAGGCAGGCACCCCTTAAAAAGGGAGATACAATAATTACCGGCGGTAGGTCGTTGATCTTTCCAGAAGGACTTCCTATCGGAAGTATTAAAGATTTTAGCTTAGATCAAACACAGAGCTACTATACAATAAATATCAAGCTATTTAATGATATGACGAATATCGGGTATGTTTATGTGATTGAAAATGTAAACAGGGAAGCAGTAGAAAATTTACAGGAGACCACTAATGAATAGCAAACTACTTTCAAATATTGCCCGCTTTATAATTCTTGTATTTCTACAGGTTTTAATTCTAAACAATATCAATTTCGCAGGATATATAAATCCATATTTATATGTCTTATTTATTTTACTTTATCCTTTTGCCGGAAATCAGAGTCTTTTTCTTTTTCTCTCGTTTCTTTTAGGCATCAGCGTAGATATTTTTGAAGATAGTGGCGGTATAAATGCTGCTGCCTGTTTAGTTGCTGCCTTTATAAGACCTAATTTGCTCAGGTTTTCATTTGGAATTAGCTACGATCACCAAAATATAAGGCTCGCCAACACTCCCTTTGGAGCAAAATTGAGTTATATTTTTATTATGGTGGTCATCCATCATTTCGTTTTGTTCTCTTTGGAAATGTTCAGTCTAAATCATATACTCCTAATACTGAAAAAAACATTATTTTCCAGTATATTCACTGTAATCCTAATTCTTTTAAGCCTTACGCTATTCAGCAAGAAATATAGATGAGAAAAGTTTTACTCTACATAACCATTTTAACTACTGGCCTGATCTTTATTGGCAGATTATTTTACCTTCAGGTAGTAGATACTTCACTGGCTATTCGTTCTCAGGATAACGCCATAAAAGTGATATACGATTATCCACAACGAGGATATATTTATGACAGGGACGGTGAATTAATGGTTTCTAACCAGCCATCTTACGATGTGATGGTAATTCCAAGAAATCTTAAACCTTTCGATACTACTGAATTTTGTAAGATTTTAAATTTTTCCCGGGAAGATCTTGAGAAAAAACTGGACAAGGCACGCATTTATTCTCCCATGTTACCATCTGTAGTGATTCCGCAGCTTACAAAAAGTGAGTATGCCATCCTTCAGGAGAAAATGAGGAAATATGAAGGTTTTTATATTCAGAAGAGATCCCTTCGAGATTACCAGGTAGATCATAGCGCCAACGTATTAGGGTATATCGCCGAAGTAAACCAGAAAAAAGTAAACGAAAATCCTTACTATATCTCTGGTGACCTCATAGGAAGAGCAGGAGTTGAAAGTTATTACGAAGAATTGTTAAGGGGTGTTAAGGGAGTAAAACATATACAGAAAGACAGGTTTAACAGAGATATAGGACCTTATAAAGAGGGAATTTATGATACCCTCCCTGAAAAAGGAAAAGATATAACCATTACTATTGATGCAGCCCTTCAGCAATATGGCAGCGCACTTATGGAAAATAAACGTGGTGGGATTGTTGCTCTTGAACCAGCGAGTGGTGAAATACTTGCCTTAATTACCGCACCTACTTACGATCCGGCAAATCTGGTTGGTCGTAAACGTTCGCCTAATTTTACTGAATTATACTACGATACAATAGCCAGACCTCTTTATGACAGGGGGCTACTTGCTGAATATCCTCCAGGATCTCCTTTTAAAACTTTAAACGCATTGATTGGACTTCAGGAAGGGGTAGTTGATACGAATGATAAATTCTCTTGTAATCACGGTTACACTTACGGAAGAGGAAGAAAACTAGGATGCCATGCGCATAGAAGTCCGTTAGATATGATTCCTGGAATTGCCCAGTCGTGCAATGCCTATTTTGCTAATGTTTATCGCCGTATTATTGAAAAGTATCCGACGCCGCAAGAAGGAATGAACACTTGGAACGCCCACCTGGAAAGTTTTGGCCTGGGTAATTTCTTAGGATCTGACCTTGAAACGGGGCGACCAGGAAAAATACCCGATGCTGATTATTACAACCAGATCTATAATTACCCTACCTATAAATGGTATGCAACTGCAACTATTTCAAATGCTATTGGCCAGGGAGAAGTTTTAATGACGCCAATTCAACTGGCAAATATGGTCGCTACTATTGGAAATAAAGGCTGGTATTATACTCCTCATATTTTAAAGGAAATTAATGGCCAACCCATTAAAGAAGAAAAGTTTACAAAGAAGAACTATACTACTATCGATACGAAGAATTTCGATCCCGTAGTTGAAGGAATGCACGAAGTTTACAAAAGCGGTAC contains these protein-coding regions:
- the mrdA gene encoding penicillin-binding protein 2; translated protein: MRKVLLYITILTTGLIFIGRLFYLQVVDTSLAIRSQDNAIKVIYDYPQRGYIYDRDGELMVSNQPSYDVMVIPRNLKPFDTTEFCKILNFSREDLEKKLDKARIYSPMLPSVVIPQLTKSEYAILQEKMRKYEGFYIQKRSLRDYQVDHSANVLGYIAEVNQKKVNENPYYISGDLIGRAGVESYYEELLRGVKGVKHIQKDRFNRDIGPYKEGIYDTLPEKGKDITITIDAALQQYGSALMENKRGGIVALEPASGEILALITAPTYDPANLVGRKRSPNFTELYYDTIARPLYDRGLLAEYPPGSPFKTLNALIGLQEGVVDTNDKFSCNHGYTYGRGRKLGCHAHRSPLDMIPGIAQSCNAYFANVYRRIIEKYPTPQEGMNTWNAHLESFGLGNFLGSDLETGRPGKIPDADYYNQIYNYPTYKWYATATISNAIGQGEVLMTPIQLANMVATIGNKGWYYTPHILKEINGQPIKEEKFTKKNYTTIDTKNFDPVVEGMHEVYKSGTASALRIPGIEIAGKTGTAENFTKIGGKRVQLTDHSIFVAFAPVDNPKIAIAVFVENGYWGGRYAGRIASLMVEKYLKGTITRTDMEDWILSHSLQDEYAKPISGEPFRINQ